The Kribbella shirazensis genomic interval GTAGGCAAGCGGCGTCTCCTCAGCCAGCACCCGCAGTCCAGGGATCAGCCCGTCCGGTGTGGCCAGTACGTCGACCAGATCGCGGTGCCGCCTGCGTCGGGCCCGCGTACCGACTGCTACGCGACCAACAGCCCAGAGGAGCCGCACGACGACCGATGCGACCATCGCGAGGATGGCTGCGGCCAGCAGGTCCCGTGGCGACGACGGGTCGAACCGCGGCTCACCGGGCCGTCCGGCGATGTAGTAGGAGAGTGCGATGCCGGCGCCGAGAGCTGCCAGGACCGCGGCCAGCGCGATCGCCTGCCAGAGGATGACCGCAGCGCGGGGGACCCGGTAGGGCCAGTCGGAGCGAGCCAGCAGAGCCGGAGCTGGGCCGGTGAGCACCAGCGCCAGAACCGCCAGCAGGACCGGGGTGATCACCCCGTCGGCTCCTGGTCTTCCAGCCGCGACAGCGCCTCACGGAGCAGCGCTGCCTCCTCGCCGGACACCTGACCGACGAAACGGACCAGAGCCTCCCGCCTGTCTCCCGCACGGTCCAGCGCGTCCCGCATCAGGTCGGCGGCCAGCTCCTCACGTGGCGCGGCGGCCCGGTAACGCCAGGCCTTGCCGTCGCGCTCGCGCTCGGTCAGCTTCTTCTTCGCCAGCCGGTCCAGAACGGTCATCACGGTGGTGTAGGCGAGCTCGCGCGTACCGGCCAGCTGCTCGTGCACCTCGCGCACGGTCAACGCCGACGGCGCCGCCCAGAGCTGCTCCATCACCAGCCGCTCCAGGTCGCCCAAGGGACGCGGGGCCTTCTCCTCACTCGCCACGTGACCAGTATAACTACACGTCGTAGTAGATCCACGCTAGCATCTACTACGACACGTCGTAGATGCCCTCGGGAGGACTTGTGGACACCCTGGATCTGGCCCGCTGGCAGTTCGCGATCACCACCGTGTACCACTTCTTCTTCGTGCCGGTGACGATCTCGCTGGTCGCGATCACCGCCGGCCTGCAGACCGCCTGGTACCGGACCGGGAAGGAGAAGTACCTCCGGCTGACGAAGTTCTACGGGAAGCTGTTCCTGATCAACATCGCGATGGGTGTCGTCACCGGCCTGGTCCAGGAGTTCCAGTTCGGGATGAACTGGAGCGACTACTCGCGGTTCGTCGGCGACGTCTTCGGCGCACCGCTGGCGCTCGAGGGCCTGCTGGCGTTCTTCCTCGAGTCGACGTTCATCGGCCTGTGGATGTTCGGCTGGGACCGGCTGCCGAAGCTCGTCCATCTGGGCTGCATCTGGATGGTGGTGCTCGGCACGCAACTGTCGGCGTACTTCATCCTCGCCGCCAACTCGTGGATGCAGAACCCGGTCGGCTTCCGGTACAACGCTGCCCGGGGCCGGGCGGAGCTGACGGACCTGTGGGCGGTGCTGACCAACAAGGTCGTCCTGGTCACCTACCCGCACACGATCTTCGCCGCGTTCATGGTCGGCGGCGCGTTCGTGGCCGGTGTCGCGCTGTGGCACCTGGTACGGCGTCCCGGTGTCGACAAGGACGTGTTCCGCTCGGCGCTGAAGATCGGCGCGTCCGTCGTACTGGTCGCCAGTGCCGGTGTGGCGATCAGCGGTGACCTGCAGGGCAAGGTGATGACCGAGGTGCAGCCGATGAAGATGGCCGCGGCCGAGGCGCTCTACGAGACCGAGCAGCCGGCGTCGTTCTCGGTGTTCACGGTCGGCACGCTGGACGGGTCGAAGGAGATCTTCTCGATCAAGGTGCCGTATCTGCTGTCCTTCCTCGCCACCGGGCACTTCGACGGCGAGGTGAAGGGGATCAACTCGCTGCAGGAGGCGTACGAGCAGCTGTACGGCCCGGGGTCGTACAAGCCCAACATCCCGCTGACCTACTGGACGTTCCGGCTGATGATCGGGGTCGGGATGGCGTCCGCGGCGGTGGCGCTGTGGCTGCTGTGGACCACGCGTCGCGGCCGGGCTCCTGCGCGTTGGCTGGTGTGGCTGGCCGCTCCGCTGCCACTGCTGCCACTGCTGGCGAACACGTTCGGCTGGATCTTCACCGAGACCGGGCGGCAGCCGTGGCTGGTGTTCGGGTTGTTGCCGACGGCATCGGGTGTGTCGCCCGGTACGACGAGCGGTGAGGTGATCACCTCGCTGGTCGGGTTCACCGCGCTGTACGGCGTACTGGCGGTCGTCGAGACCAAGCTGCTGCTGCGAACGATCCGGGGCGGGCTGGCCGGTACCGACGGGCCGGCGGAGTCGCCGGACGAGTCACCCGACAAGGACGGCACGGCCGACAAGCCGCTGTCGTTCGCGTACTGAGGGGTTCGGGATGGAACTGACGACTGTGTGGTTCGTCGCGATCGCGACGCTGTGGACCGGGTACTTCGTGCTCGAGGGCTTCGACTTCGGAGTCGGGATGCTGTACCGCGTGCTCGGCCGCGACGAGCCGGAGCGGCGGGCCGCGATCAGTACGATCGGTCCGGTCTGGGACGGTAACGAGGTCTGGCTGATCATGGCGGGCGCGGCGACGTTCGCGGCGTTCCCGGAGTGGTACGCGACGCTCTTCAGCGGTTTCTACCTGCCGTTGTTCGCGATCCTGGTCGGGCTGATCCTGCGCGGTGTCGCGCTGGAGTACCGCGGCAAGCGGGACGATCCGGTGTGGCGTGCGCGGATGGACGCGATGATCGTGGTCGGGTCGGTGCTGCCGGCGCTGCTCTGGGGCGTTGCCTTCGGCAACATCGTGCGCGGCGTGCCCCTGGACGCCGATCACGAGTACGTCGGCGGTCTCGGCACAC includes:
- a CDS encoding BlaI/MecI/CopY family transcriptional regulator gives rise to the protein MASEEKAPRPLGDLERLVMEQLWAAPSALTVREVHEQLAGTRELAYTTVMTVLDRLAKKKLTERERDGKAWRYRAAAPREELAADLMRDALDRAGDRREALVRFVGQVSGEEAALLREALSRLEDQEPTG
- a CDS encoding cytochrome ubiquinol oxidase subunit I translates to MDTLDLARWQFAITTVYHFFFVPVTISLVAITAGLQTAWYRTGKEKYLRLTKFYGKLFLINIAMGVVTGLVQEFQFGMNWSDYSRFVGDVFGAPLALEGLLAFFLESTFIGLWMFGWDRLPKLVHLGCIWMVVLGTQLSAYFILAANSWMQNPVGFRYNAARGRAELTDLWAVLTNKVVLVTYPHTIFAAFMVGGAFVAGVALWHLVRRPGVDKDVFRSALKIGASVVLVASAGVAISGDLQGKVMTEVQPMKMAAAEALYETEQPASFSVFTVGTLDGSKEIFSIKVPYLLSFLATGHFDGEVKGINSLQEAYEQLYGPGSYKPNIPLTYWTFRLMIGVGMASAAVALWLLWTTRRGRAPARWLVWLAAPLPLLPLLANTFGWIFTETGRQPWLVFGLLPTASGVSPGTTSGEVITSLVGFTALYGVLAVVETKLLLRTIRGGLAGTDGPAESPDESPDKDGTADKPLSFAY